A region of the Candidatus Rokuibacteriota bacterium genome:
GCGGAAGCGCTACCCGGTCAAGCAGGCGGTGCTGCTGGCGCCCGTGGTGCCGTCGAAGATCGTGGCGGTCGGGCTCAACTACCGCGACCACGCCGAGGAGATGCGCCTGGCGGTGCCCGAGGAACCCGTGATCTTCCTCAAGCCGCTGTCGGCGCTCTGCGGGCCGGACGACCCGATCATTTACCCGTCCCAGTCGAGCCGGGTGGACTACGAGGGCGAGCTCGCCATCGTGATCCGCAAGCGCTGCCGCCACGTCCCGGCCGAGCGGGCGCGCGAGTACGTGCTCGGCTACACCTGTCTCAACGACGTCACGGCGCGGGACCTCCAGCTGCGCGACGGCCAGCCGACGCGGGCGAAGGCCTTCGACAGCTTCTGCCCCGTCGGGCCATGCATCGCGACCGACATCGACCCCAACGCCGTCGAGGTCGAGACCTGGGTCAACGGCGAGCGACGCCAGGCCGGCAGCACCAAGGCCTTCATCTTCCCCGTCGAGGACGTCATCGCCCGCGTCTCAGCGGTCATGACGCTCCTGCCGGGCGACGTCATCGCCACCGGGACGCCCGCCGGCGTGGGCCCGCTCGAGCCCGGCGACCGCGTCGAAGTGCGCATCGACGGCATCGGCAGCCTCAAGAACCCCGTGATCAAGCTCTAGGAGATCGTCCCAGTGACCGAGACACCCAAGACCTTCGAGATGGCCGAGCGGCTGCGGAAGCTGCCCCCCTATCTCTTCGCTGAGATCGACAAGAAGAAGCGCGAGGCGCGCGCCCGCGGCGCGGACCTGATCGACATGGGCATCGGCGACCCCGACCTGCCGACACCGCCGCACATCATCGAGGCGCTCAAGCGCGCGGCCGACAACGCCGCGAACCACCGCTACCCCGACTACGAAGGGCTGCTGACCTTCCGCGCGGCCGTCTGCGACTGGTACAAGCGCCGCTTCGGCGTGACGCTCAACCCTGAGAACGAGGCGCTGACGCTGGTCGGCTCCAAGGAAGGGACGGCGCACATGCCGCTCGCCTGGGTCAACCCGGGCGACGTGGTGCTCGTGCCGGACCCCGGCTACCCGGTCTACGCGGCGGGGACGTGGTTCGCGGGCGGCGAAGTCCACTTCATGCCGCTCCGGCGGCAGAACGGCTTCATGCCCGACCTCGACGCCATCCCCGAGGACGTGGCGCGCCGGGCCAAGCTCATGTACCTCAACTACCCGAACAATCCGACGGCGGCGGTGGCGACCAGTGAGTTCTTTGCCAAGGTGGTCGCGTTCGCGCGCAGGCACGGCATCATCGTCTGCCACGACGCCATGTACACCGAGCTCCGCTTCGACGGCTGCAAGCCGCCCTCCTTCCTCGAGACGCCGGGCGCCAAGGAAGTCGGCGTCGAATTCCACTCGCTGTCCAAGACCTACTCCATGACCGGCTGGCGCATCGGCTTCTGCGTCGGCAACGCGCGCTACCTCGGCGGCCTCGGCAAGATCAAGACCAACGTGGACTCTGGCGTCTTCCAGGCGGTGCAGGAAGCCGGCATCGCCGCGCTCACGGGGCCGCAGGATATTCCAGAGCAGTACCGGCGGATCTACCAGGAGCGTCGCGACGTGGTGGTCGCGGGGCTCAAGGCGCTCGGCTGGGAGGTGGACGTGCCCAAGGCGGCCTTCTTCGTCTGGGCACCCGTGCCCAAGGGCCTCGAGTCGCGCGCCTTCGCCTCCCGTCTCCTCGACGAGGTCGGGTGCGTGGTTACCCCGGGCGTGGGCTTCGGCCCGTCCGGCGAAGGGTTCTATCGGATCGCGCTGACGATCGACGCCAAGCGCCTGTCCGAGGCCATGGACCGGCTCAAGGGGCTCAAGCTCTGAGCGCCGACAAGGTCTTCCTCGAAGACGTGCGCTTCTACGGCCACCACGGCGTGACGAAAGCCCAGCAGACCGTCGGCGCGTGGTTCTCGGTGGACGCCGAGCTCCACGTCGATTTGGCCCCGGCCGCAGCCTCGGACGATCTCAGGACGACCGTGGACTACGGGCTCGTGGCGGCGCGCATCGTGGAAGAGTCGACCAAGGAGCGCGTGAATCTCCTCGAGCGGCTGGCCGGGCGGCTCGCGGCCATGCTGTTGGGCGAGTTCCCCTGCTCCGAGGTGCGCGTGCGCGTGCGGAAGCTGACGCCTCCCATGGAGGGGCTCCAGGGCATCCCGGGCGTGGAGCTCACGCGCCGGCGCTGAGCGCCGACAACGGTACGGCATGGGGCAAGGCATGGCCAAAGTGTTCCTCTCCGTCGGCTCCAACCTGGGCGATCGCGCCGCCCTGCTGCGCCAAGCCGTGGCGCGCCTGCGGACGCTGCCCGAGGTGCGGTTCCTCGACGCCTCGCCCGTGTACTGGACCGAGCCGTGGGAGCGCAAGCCGGGGCAGAGCGCGCGGAACCAAGAGTCCTGGTTCTTCAACTGCGTCGTCTCAATCGAGACGACGCTCGAGCCCCCGGCCCTGCTCGAGCAGGTCCAGGACGTGGAGCGCGTGATGGGCCGCACGCGCGGCGCCGGCAGGCCCGAGGACCAGCGCTACGAGCCGCGCACGCTCGACATCGACATCCTCCTCTACGACGACCAGGTGATCAGCGGCCCCGACCACCTGCACATCCCGCATCTCCTGATGCACGAGCGCGCGTTCGTTCTGCGGCCCCTCGCCGACCTCGCGCCCGAGCTCGAGCATCCGGTACTCTACCAGACCATCCGCGAGCTGCTCGAGGCCCTGGCGGACGAGCACGCGGTGCGCCCGTCCGACCTGCCGGCCCGGTGGTTCGAGTAGCCGGCCGCCGGAGCCCGCCGTGGCTGACGACGAGTTCAGGCAGCAGGCGCTCAAGCATCTCGACGCGCTCTACAACCTCGCCGTCTACCTGACCCGCAACGGGTCGGAAGCCGAGGACCTGGTCCAGGAGACGTACGCCCGGGCGCTCCGCTTCTCGCACCGATTCGAGCCGGGAACCTACATGCGCGCCTGGATGTTTCAAATCCTGAGGAACACCTTCTTGACCTTTTACCGCCTCCGCGAGCGCGAGCCCGCGATCAGCGAGGCGGGCGTGCCGGACGGCGAGGCTCCGATGTTCCACCACGCCCCGGTCGAGGACGGCGAGAGCGCGGGCGCCCACATGGATCTCGAGCGGGCGCTGGCGCTGTTGCCGGAAGAGTTCCGGACTCCGCTCCTGCTGGCCGAGGTCGAGGGCCTGTCGCTCGAGGAGGTGGCCCGCATCATGGATTGTCCGGTCGGCACGGTGAAGTCGCGGATCTTCCGGGCCAAGGACAGGCTGCGGGGGCTTCTCAAGGACTACGGCGGGCCGGACAGGGCCTGAGGACATGACGACCAACATCGACGACCACGGCGGCGAATCGGACGAGATCGCGCGACTCCTGCGCGAGCGCCTGACACAGCACCAGGCGCCCGCGCGCCTGCGCGTGTCCGTTGTCGAGACTCTGAGCCCGCCCGAGGCCCGCCGCCGGCCGTCGCTCTGGCTGCCGCCCGCGCTCTCGGCGCTCGCCACCGCCATGGTCATGCTGCTCTGGCTGGCACCCGCGCTGCCGCGCTCGGGCGGCGACCCGCTCCAGCTGCTCTCGCGCGCCGTCATGACCGAGCACGCGCGCGCGGTGCTCTGGGGCGAGGCGCGGCCGGACGCGGTGCCGGGCGCCCTGCCCCGCGTGATGGACGAGAGCGGGGTGCTGCTCAACTGGGTCTTCACGGGCGACCAGGATCTCCAGCTCGTCAACGCCCAGCCGACCTTCCTCGAGGGGCGCCGCGCTCTCGCCCTGACCTACCAGGACCGTGACGGCCACTCGGTCAGCTACATCATCGCGCGCGGCCCCAACGTCGCCATCCCGGAGCGCGGCAGGGTCCAGATCGCGAAGTGGCGCCCGCTCGTGACGAAGGACGACGGCTTCACGATGATCGTCTGGAAGCAGTCAGGGCTCGTGTGCGTGATGGTGTCGGACCTCGTCTCCGACGACGACCTCAACCGCTTCAAGGAGTACTTCGTCAAGGTCCGCTCGGCCACGGAGCTATCGCAAAGTTACTAGGCGGGGTCAGGTCTTGCAATCCAACATTCGGCCTCGGCAGATGATCGCTCGCCACAGCGAAGTCCGGCGGACAATGTGGGATTGCAAGACCTGACC
Encoded here:
- a CDS encoding fumarylacetoacetate hydrolase family protein, which codes for MKIVRFRAAGKTRYGVLDGTHIVEYSGTPYGTFKKARKRYPVKQAVLLAPVVPSKIVAVGLNYRDHAEEMRLAVPEEPVIFLKPLSALCGPDDPIIYPSQSSRVDYEGELAIVIRKRCRHVPAERAREYVLGYTCLNDVTARDLQLRDGQPTRAKAFDSFCPVGPCIATDIDPNAVEVETWVNGERRQAGSTKAFIFPVEDVIARVSAVMTLLPGDVIATGTPAGVGPLEPGDRVEVRIDGIGSLKNPVIKL
- the folK gene encoding 2-amino-4-hydroxy-6-hydroxymethyldihydropteridine diphosphokinase, whose protein sequence is MAKVFLSVGSNLGDRAALLRQAVARLRTLPEVRFLDASPVYWTEPWERKPGQSARNQESWFFNCVVSIETTLEPPALLEQVQDVERVMGRTRGAGRPEDQRYEPRTLDIDILLYDDQVISGPDHLHIPHLLMHERAFVLRPLADLAPELEHPVLYQTIRELLEALADEHAVRPSDLPARWFE
- the folB gene encoding dihydroneopterin aldolase, encoding MSADKVFLEDVRFYGHHGVTKAQQTVGAWFSVDAELHVDLAPAAASDDLRTTVDYGLVAARIVEESTKERVNLLERLAGRLAAMLLGEFPCSEVRVRVRKLTPPMEGLQGIPGVELTRRR
- a CDS encoding LL-diaminopimelate aminotransferase, with amino-acid sequence MAERLRKLPPYLFAEIDKKKREARARGADLIDMGIGDPDLPTPPHIIEALKRAADNAANHRYPDYEGLLTFRAAVCDWYKRRFGVTLNPENEALTLVGSKEGTAHMPLAWVNPGDVVLVPDPGYPVYAAGTWFAGGEVHFMPLRRQNGFMPDLDAIPEDVARRAKLMYLNYPNNPTAAVATSEFFAKVVAFARRHGIIVCHDAMYTELRFDGCKPPSFLETPGAKEVGVEFHSLSKTYSMTGWRIGFCVGNARYLGGLGKIKTNVDSGVFQAVQEAGIAALTGPQDIPEQYRRIYQERRDVVVAGLKALGWEVDVPKAAFFVWAPVPKGLESRAFASRLLDEVGCVVTPGVGFGPSGEGFYRIALTIDAKRLSEAMDRLKGLKL
- a CDS encoding sigma-70 family RNA polymerase sigma factor; translated protein: MADDEFRQQALKHLDALYNLAVYLTRNGSEAEDLVQETYARALRFSHRFEPGTYMRAWMFQILRNTFLTFYRLREREPAISEAGVPDGEAPMFHHAPVEDGESAGAHMDLERALALLPEEFRTPLLLAEVEGLSLEEVARIMDCPVGTVKSRIFRAKDRLRGLLKDYGGPDRA